Proteins found in one Carassius auratus strain Wakin chromosome 42, ASM336829v1, whole genome shotgun sequence genomic segment:
- the LOC113060313 gene encoding C-C chemokine receptor type 6-like yields the protein MTDIPDYNSYSYDYDDGVEPCNLTQFNEQQVTIPTFIYSLICALGLVGNVLVLLTYSFYKKAKTMTDIYLVNVALADLLFVIALPLIIYNEQHDWSMGQWACKFLRAAYSINVYSSTLLLACISGDRYIAIVQARRSVRIRSQAQVYSRLICSVIWLLALILSLPTFIYYQEVNKECITNFDEHHTARLMKILIPSMQMVLGFLVPLMIMIFCYSCTMVTLLKAQNFQKHKAIRVVLAVVFVFVLCHLPYNVALLVYTSKLFNERVCEEEQKTLMTLSISRSVAYLHCCLNPILYAFIGVKFRSHFCQIFRDLRCLGKRYISRRSSQQTSELYISANKTVVGQNQENPSSFTM from the coding sequence ATGACTGATATCCCAGATTACAACTCTTATagttatgattatgatgatggtGTGGAACCTTGTAACCTGACGCAGTTCAACGAACAGCAAGTGACCATCCCAACCTTCATCTACTCTCTGATTTGCGCACTCGGCCTGGTGGGCAACGTTCTGGTCCTCCTAACGTACTCCTTCTACAAGAAAGCGAAAACCATGACCGATATCTATCTAGTTAACGTGGCACTGGCCGATCTGCTCTTCGTCATCGCCCTTCCACTGATCATCTACAACGAACAGCACGACTGGAGCATGGGCCAGTGGGCATGCAAGTTTCTGAGAGCAGCCTACAGCATCAACGTGTACAGCAGCACGCTCCTGTTGGCCTGCATCAGCGGCGACCGCTACATCGCCATCGTCCAAGCCAGACGATCGGTTCGAATTCGATCGCAAGCTCAGGTCTACAGCCGTCTCATCTGCTCGGTCATATGGCTTCTCGCTCTCATCTTGTCTCTGCCTACTTTTATATATTACCAGGAGGTAAACAAGGAATGCATCACTAACTTTGATGAGCATCACACCGCCAGACTCATGAAGATCCTGATTCCGAGCATGCAGATGGTCCTCGGGTTCTTGGTGCCGCTGATGATCATGATATTCTGCTACTCGTGCACCATGGTGACTTTACTCAAAGCTCAAAACTTCCAGAAGCACAAAGCCATCCGCGTGGTCCTGGCCGTGGTCTTTGTGTTCGTCCTCTGCCATCTGCCTTACAACGTGGCGCTTCTTGTCTACACCAGTAAACTGTTCAATGAGAGAGTCTGCGAGGAAGAACAGAAGACGCTGATGACTTTGTCCATCAGCAGGAGCGTGGCCTACCTTCACTGTTGCTTGAATCCCATTCTGTACGCCTTCATCGGGGTTAAATTCAGGAGCCACTTTTGTCAGATCTTCCGCGACTTGCGGTGCCTGGGGAAACGGTACATTTCGAGACGCTCCTCTCAGCAGACCTCTGAGCTGTACATATCAGCGAACAAAACCGTTGTTGGACAGAACCAGGAGAACCCGTCTTCATTTACAATGTGA